In a single window of the Oryctolagus cuniculus chromosome 9, mOryCun1.1, whole genome shotgun sequence genome:
- the LOC100348315 gene encoding early activation antigen CD69 produces the protein MKMDSEDCSITENSSLHLESDQKDVAASYRFAASHEGSLQVPVPCAVMYVVFTTILVIALIALSVGRYNCPSQCEFSAPAESHVSSCSDDWIGYQRKCYYISTTTYNWTLAQNFCSKLGATLAVIDPAKDMSFLQRYAGGAGHWIGLRNEAGQTWKWSNGKDLSNRFNITESESCAYLNSTGIGRTGCDKSLHWICSKPSK, from the exons ATGAAGATGGATTCTGAAGATTGTTCCATAACAGAAAACAGCTCTTTGCATCTGGAGAGTGATCAAAAAG ATGTTGCCGCCAGCTACCGTTTTGCAGCAAGTCACGAAGGGTCTCTCCAGGTTCCTGTCCCGTGTGCTGTAATGTACGTGGTCTTTACCACCATTCTGGTTATAGCTCTCATCGCCTTATCAG TGGGCCGATACAATTGTCCGAGCCAGTGTGAGTTCTCAGCACCCGCAGAGAGCCATGTCTCTTCATGCTCAGATGACTGGATTGGTTACCAGAGGAAATGCTACTATATTTCCACTACAACATACAACTGGACTCTGGCCCAAAACTTTTGTTCTAAACTTGGTGCTACTCTTGCAGTCATTGATCCTGCAAAGGACATG AGCTTTCTACAGCGATATGCAGGTGGAGCTGGACACTGGATTGGGCTGAGAAACGAGGCTGGCCAGACATGGAAATGGTCTAATGGCAAAGATCTTAGCAACAG attcAACATTACAGAGTCGGAGAGCTGTGCGTATCTGAATAGCACAGGCATCGGCCGTACAGGATGTGACAAGAGCTTACACTGGATCTGTAGCAAACCCTCCAAATAA